ATACCTTGATATGACGAGTTTGAGAGGGTATCGCCCTAGTTTCAGTGGAGTTAAGCCTTTGTTGCTGCGCTGGCGCATGCAGATACGGGGCCTACGTGCATTCTTTGCGTGTAAATAGTCTAGACAGCACATATTTCATTATGAATAATTCATCATTACGCCTGATCGTTATCATGTTAGTTGGCGGTGCGATAGCACTGTTCGTGACAATGGGATTGTTTACGACCGATGCCAATAAGATAGGAGGTTTTTTTCGATATTTTGCTGCTGTCGGAGTGATTCTAGCTGCCATCCGTCCACGTGGAGGAATCCTATTCTTAATCATTTGTTCTGGCTATCTGGATATGTTGAAGAGATTCACGACTCTAGAGCAAAGTGTGTCACAAATTGATATTGCTTCTGTTCTGGTTTTTGCGCCACTTCTTGTTGGCGGTATTACCCTCAGTACTGTTTTGAGTTGGGGGCGACGTGGTATTAACAAGGAAACTAAATTTGAAATAAAAATCTTCATATGCTGCGTGATTTGGACAGTTTTGAGTTTGGTTCCAGCGCTTTCGGCATCTGGACTTCGAAGCCTAGGAAATGTGTTGAACTATTTTATCTATCCATTTCTCTTAGTATCGGTGCCCCGTTTAATGAGGGATTCAACTTTCATTAAACAATGTGTGGTTGTCTTCGTCGTTTCTTACGTGCCAGTCATGGCCCTAGCTATTTACGAGGGGAATTATGGTTATGTGGACATAACTATGGATTATCTGCTAGCTGGATATTCTCAGGAGATCAGGCAGCTCTATGATGTTCGTCCAGGTGCTATTTCTACGTTGTCGGGCCCCTCTAGCCTCTCGATTATGATGTCATTGATTGCTGGTTACCTCTTAGTTCCTTACACAATTGATGGTAAATTTGCAGTCTTTAGAAAAGGTCTTCTTCTGTCTCTACCTTTAGCTTACGGGTTTATGGTAGCAGCGTATTATACCTTTGGTCGTACTGGCTGGGTGGTAGGAGTGATATTTTTAGGCTTAGTTGCGCTCCTGCATATGAAGAAATTTATTATTTATGTTGCCGGGGTCTCGACTGTGGTTGCGGCTGCTTTATTTTACCTGAGCGCAGGGTATTTGATCGATAACGCCGTGATGCATAGAATTGAGAAGGCCTCACGAGATGTTAACACAAGTGATACAACGATTCAGGCAACAACCTTGGGCACCTTCAATGGGCGTCTTGAGAGTATGCGCCAGGTGGTATCCGATTCAGATATTTGGACGCCATTTGGCTTTAAGATTGCAGAAAAAGAAGTAACCAGTCTACCTCACCCCGTCCATGAGATGATCGGGAACTTACTTGTGCGTTTCGGCTATGTTCCAATGTGCGTTATGGCGGTGTTGGGGGCGTTTGTTACACGTAAATTTTTACGATTAAATGCATCTTTGCCCAAAGGGCCATTACGCAATCAATTCCGCATTTACGTTGCTTTGGCACTTGCTTGTTTTGCGACTGCAATAGGTCACGGGCAAACGATGTTCGTGTTCCCAATTAATTTGCTATGGGCACTTATGTTTGCTTTGGCCATGGGCTGCTACCTGTGCTTGAAGGATCAGCAATTGGAGACAGCAGTATCTGAGGCTAATCAGGACTATGCGAGTGAACTTGAGAGGGCTGTTCCAACACGTTAGTTTTGTTAACCTTTAGTGTGTCACGGGCTTAAGACATTACGAGAGCACGGTGTCTCGGAACCAATTTGTCATTGCTAAGGCAATGTAGGGAGAGGATACGGTTTGTTGTCCCATACTTTACGATAAGAAATAATCATGAGTCTATCACGAAAAAACAAAGAACGCGCGAAAACGCTGCTCGCTAATCTACCCGTGCTGGGACCACCGGTGATCGCGTTTTTACTCAAAAAAAGATTCCCGGTGGAGATCAGCTTGGTGGAGGGAAAGGACCCAGCGACAAGTTCAGAACCGAGTTGGATGCATTTCTCGGTGAACAAGGCGGCGACACAGTATGTGAAATCCGTGATGGCCAGCCTGGCAGAATCCAAGGGGCTGCTGCATGCGTCCATGCACGATTATGCCTTTCATTCCGAGTTGCCGTTTTTTGACCATCTGACAGCCGAACAAGTGGCTGGGTATTCTCAAGTCTTCAAACCCCAGGGCTATCTCTATGGCCCGTTCGGAGGAATGATTGAGGGGATTCAGGAGCTGGAAAAATACAAGGTGGTGCTGGTGGTGCGAGATCCTCGTGACATGGCTGTTTCCGCTTATTTCTCGAAGGGGAAGAGCCACGGATTGCCACTGACTCCTGCGGGAAAACGGGAGGCCTTTATCCGTGATCGGGATAAGACGCAGAACAAGTCGATCGAGGAGCATGTCCTCGATTACGCTCCTGAGGTGCTGCGCGAGTTCGATCGTTACAAAGAACATTTGCTGCAGGGGAACTACCAGGTGCACCTGTGCAAGTATGAGCAAATGGTTACGGATTTCCCTCAGTGGCTCGACGATCTCGTGGCATTTTGTTGTGGCGAAATTGATCCTTCACTGCGGGATGAGATCATCCGTAGGCACGAAGCGATGAAGCCGGTTAAAGAGGATCCGAGTAAGCACATTCGGAAAGGCCAACCCGGAGATTACAAAGAGAAGCTGGATCAGCCCACCATCGCGAAGCTCAATGAGATTTTCAAAGAACACCTGGAGTTCTTTGATTACCTGGACGCTAAGTAAGCTGTAGATATTCACCCTTCAAAATCCCCATCGAACGATCACGAATATGAGCTCTAGTTCCGAAAATCAGAAAACCAGTGTGGTGCTGATTACCAATATGATTCCTCCGTATAGGATGCCATTTTTCAAGGGCCTGGGGGAGAAGTTTAAGTTCCTGCTGGCCGTGGATTGCGTCACAGAAAAGGGACGCAACTGGAAGCTGGACGACCCGGATCTGGGCTTTGAGTATGTGGTTCTGAACGGGGCATCATTGAATCTCAAACGCAAGAGGGATGACGTTGGCTACGCTGAGGAGCGTCCTTTCCATTTCTCCACGAAGTGTTTTTCGCTGCTGAAAAAGCATGACCCTGATGTGGTGGTGTCCTGTGAGTTCGGGTTAAAAACGATCTGGTCGATTTTATACTGCAAGCTCTACGGCAAGAAGCTGCTCGTCTGGTCCGAGGGAACCATGCACACGGAGGGGAAAACCACCCGAATGCGTAAAATCCTCCGCCCGCTTTTGGTGAAGGCGATCGATGGGTTTTGGACCAATGGTCCGGAGTCAAGAGCCCTGATTGAGAGCTACGGAGGAAAACCGGAAAGCATCCAAGAAGGAATGACGGGTGTGGATACCACCTGGTGGCTGAGCGAGGGACAGAAATTACGTGCTGAACGGGAACAAATCCGTGCGGCAATCGGAGCCAAAGGGCTGACATTTGTCTTTAACGGGAGCCTTTCGCCAAGAAAGGGCATCAAGCAGCTGATGGATGCATTTTCCAATTGGGAACCCGATCAGGAATGCACCATCATTCTACTGGGTTCAGGAGAGTTGGAAGAGGAGACCAAAAAATGGGCTGCAGAGCGGAAGAATTACACGGTCATCATGCCTGGATTTCTCGACCCGAAAGAGCTGCCTCGCTATCTGGTGGCATCAGATTGGGCCATTTTACCGACCTTGGATGATAATTGGCCCTTGGCTACGCTGGAAGTGCTTGTCTGTGGGCTGCCTCAGCTGTTCTCCGTCTATAATGGAGCGACCACGGATCTGTGTATCGATGGCGTAACTGGCCATGCTTTCGACCCGATGGATCCCAAGTCCTTTGTCGAAGCTATCGACCGCGCTGCCAAAGAGGGTTGCAGAGAGATCCCTCAGTCAGAAATTGAACGCTTGTCGCAATTCTATTCCCCTGCAAAACAAACCGAGCGGGCAGTTGAATCTGTGCAATCTTTACTGAGCGTCCGCTAAGCCCCAAGCAGCGGCCCCTAGTGGACCCTGCCCAGTGGATTCTACATAGCAATATTTCATCAATGGAAACATCAAAGAAAGAAGCATTCTCGATCCAATTCCTCCAGATTCTGGATGTGATTGTTATCCTGTGCTCAGCCATGGCCGCGATGCTGGCATGGAATGTTATCGCACCGCTGATTGATCAACTGGGGTGGTTCAAACTTAATTTAACATATTACAAAGACGTCTATATCATTCCACCGATTGCTTGGGGTATTGCGCCATTTGCGCCTTTGGTGTTGGAAATGTTCGGCTTCTACCGGGATCAGTATCGCCGCCGTGTATTGAAGGTCGTGATGCCCGTTATCCAGGCGGTGGGTGTGGTGGTAGCCTGTGTGGTAATTCTTGGCTTGTTGATGAAGAGCCCTCCTCCACACCGTCCGTTCGTGGTCTTATTTATCGTCAGCAGCATCCTCGGTCTGCTTCTGAGGGAGCTGGCTCTGCAATGGTATTACAAGAGCAAGGGCTCTGATTCCGCCCGGAGAACCTCGGTCATGCTCGTGGGGAACACAGCGAATATCACAGAGTGGGTGGACTCTTTGCCGGAGCACTCGCTTCAGCGCATGAAGATTGTGGAGAAGGTGGACCTGATGACTCACAACATCGAAGACGTGGTCGCTATCCTAGAGGATAACCATGTAGAACGAGCAATTTTCCTCGTCCGTGATGTTGCGTTCGACAAGGTGACGAGAGCCATTGAAGCTTGTGAAATTCAAGGGGTGGAAGCCTGGGTTGCTGCGGATTTCGTCCGCGCTAGAATTGCCCAGCCTACCTTCGATTCAATCAACGGCCAGTCGATGCTCGTGCTGCGGTCCACCCCAGCACTCTCATGGGCTGTGCTGGCGAAATCGCTAATCGATCGTGTTGGCGCCTTTTTACTGATCCTAGTTACATCTCCATTCTGGCTGTTAGCTTACATTGGAATCAAGGTGCAAAGCCCCGGGCCGGTTTTCTATCGGCAGGAGCGTGCTGGTCGATATGGCAAACCTTTCATGATGTGGAAATTCCGATCCATGATCATGGATGCCGATAAAAAGCTGGAAGAGCTTAAAAAACAATCGGGCAATGAGATGTCTGGCCCAGTGTTTAAGCTCGATCACGATCCTCGCATTTTTCCCTTCGGCCGTTTTATCCGGAAATACAGCATCGATGAATTGCCTCAGCTGCTCAATGTACTGGTCGGCGATATGAGCTTGGTGGGGCCTCGGCCCATGGCTGTTTACGAGCTGCCGGAAATTGAGAAATCTGAACATCGTCGCAAGCTCAGTGTGCGCCCGGGCATCACATGCATCTGGCAAGTTAGTGGGCGGAATACGATCACCGACTTTGATAGCTGGGTGAAACTGGATCTCGATTATATCGATAACTGGTCGCTGTGGCTGGATATCAAGATTCTACTGCAGACGGTGCCGGCGGTGCTGTTTGCCAAGGGGTCCAAGTAAAGCATTTCTCATTATTGTGAAAAAGTGGATCAGTCATTTAGGATGGGCGATTAGTTCGCGCATCGCCCCAGAAATCGTCGATGTGAAAACTGGCGAGGTGTTGGGGCGGGCCTTTGTACTGGCTTTTGGCACAAGAGCGATTGTCCTCGGCTATCGAGGCAGAAAGCCCTTGGTTCCGGTTTTCCTTCCGGAGAAGAAATTACGCTACTGGAAGCTGAGAATAGGATTCACCACGGCAGAAGAACCTGACTACCCCAATATTCGTGAGAGTTTGTAGT
This region of Oceaniferula flava genomic DNA includes:
- a CDS encoding sulfotransferase domain-containing protein gives rise to the protein MSLSRKNKERAKTLLANLPVLGPPVIAFLLKKRFPVEISLVEGKDPATSSEPSWMHFSVNKAATQYVKSVMASLAESKGLLHASMHDYAFHSELPFFDHLTAEQVAGYSQVFKPQGYLYGPFGGMIEGIQELEKYKVVLVVRDPRDMAVSAYFSKGKSHGLPLTPAGKREAFIRDRDKTQNKSIEEHVLDYAPEVLREFDRYKEHLLQGNYQVHLCKYEQMVTDFPQWLDDLVAFCCGEIDPSLRDEIIRRHEAMKPVKEDPSKHIRKGQPGDYKEKLDQPTIAKLNEIFKEHLEFFDYLDAK
- a CDS encoding glycosyltransferase, producing the protein MSSSSENQKTSVVLITNMIPPYRMPFFKGLGEKFKFLLAVDCVTEKGRNWKLDDPDLGFEYVVLNGASLNLKRKRDDVGYAEERPFHFSTKCFSLLKKHDPDVVVSCEFGLKTIWSILYCKLYGKKLLVWSEGTMHTEGKTTRMRKILRPLLVKAIDGFWTNGPESRALIESYGGKPESIQEGMTGVDTTWWLSEGQKLRAEREQIRAAIGAKGLTFVFNGSLSPRKGIKQLMDAFSNWEPDQECTIILLGSGELEEETKKWAAERKNYTVIMPGFLDPKELPRYLVASDWAILPTLDDNWPLATLEVLVCGLPQLFSVYNGATTDLCIDGVTGHAFDPMDPKSFVEAIDRAAKEGCREIPQSEIERLSQFYSPAKQTERAVESVQSLLSVR
- a CDS encoding sugar transferase; this translates as METSKKEAFSIQFLQILDVIVILCSAMAAMLAWNVIAPLIDQLGWFKLNLTYYKDVYIIPPIAWGIAPFAPLVLEMFGFYRDQYRRRVLKVVMPVIQAVGVVVACVVILGLLMKSPPPHRPFVVLFIVSSILGLLLRELALQWYYKSKGSDSARRTSVMLVGNTANITEWVDSLPEHSLQRMKIVEKVDLMTHNIEDVVAILEDNHVERAIFLVRDVAFDKVTRAIEACEIQGVEAWVAADFVRARIAQPTFDSINGQSMLVLRSTPALSWAVLAKSLIDRVGAFLLILVTSPFWLLAYIGIKVQSPGPVFYRQERAGRYGKPFMMWKFRSMIMDADKKLEELKKQSGNEMSGPVFKLDHDPRIFPFGRFIRKYSIDELPQLLNVLVGDMSLVGPRPMAVYELPEIEKSEHRRKLSVRPGITCIWQVSGRNTITDFDSWVKLDLDYIDNWSLWLDIKILLQTVPAVLFAKGSK